A region from the Takifugu rubripes chromosome 22, fTakRub1.2, whole genome shotgun sequence genome encodes:
- the LOC101063832 gene encoding integrin beta-1-like: protein MIGCAVTPRMDLRLLLIAALSAVFSISWAQQEGSICIKANARSCGECIQVSESCGWCTDVSFLSDGESISSRCDDLESLKKRKCPIESIENPRGQVRIDKNEPVTNRNNGREKCLEQIIQIQPQRLTLTLRSGEPQAFQLNFTRAEEYSQSKLNSDSLSSEVILENGKLPEGVSINYKSICKNGVEGTGENGRKCSNISIGDEVFFQISVQADKCPADGRSETIRIKPLGFTEEVEIVVNFICDCECAAKGEPQSPKCGNGNGTFQCGTCKCNEGRIGRVCECSMDYIDAEDLDANCRTNSGTDICSNNGDCVCGTCECKKRQNPAEIYSGKYCECDNFNCDRSNNMLCGGHGRCDCRRCICDPNYTGSACDCSMDKSTCMAKNGQLCNGRGLCECGICKCTDVKFQGPTCEICPTCPGVCQEHKDCVLCRAFPSEKPCVHCSYFDLVQVTDRDKLPQPTDQSFPLTHCKVRDENDCWVYYTFAIQNQTKLVHVVEKPDCPYM, encoded by the exons ATGATTGGCTGTGCAGTAACACCACGG ATGGATCTGCGTTTACTTTTAATCGCAGCTTTATCGGCGGTCTTCAGCATCAGCTGGGCACAACAAG AAGGAAGCATTTGCATCAAGGCCAACGCACGGTCGTGTGGGGAATGTATCCAGGTCTCGGAATCGTGTGGATGGTGCACAGATGTA tcGTTCCTCAGTGACGGTGAGTCAATTTCCTCTCGCTGTGATGATCTGGAgtccctgaagaagaggaagtgcCCCATAGAAAGTATCGAGAACCCACGAGGACAAGTCAGGATCGACAAGAACGAGCCGGTTACCAACCGAAACAACGGGCGTGAAAAATGTCTTGAGCAGATCATCCAGATCCAGCCCCAGAGACTCACCCTCACTCTCAGATCTG GGGAACCTCAGGCTTTCCAGCTGAACTTCACTCGTGCTGAGGAGTACTCTCAGTCCAAACTGAATAGTGAT TCTCTGTCGTCTGAGGTGATTCTGGAAAACGGCAAACTGCCAGAGGGAGTTTCCATCAACTACAAATCCATCTGCAAGAATGGTGTGGAAGGAACAGGAGAGAACGGCAGGAAGTGCTCCAACATCTCCATTGGAGACGAG GTGTTTTTCCAGATTTCTGTTCAGGCTGACAAATGTCCAGCTGACGGCAGGAGTGAAACCATTAGGATCAAACCGCTGGGTTTCACCGAGGAGGTGGAGATCGTCGTGAACTTCATCTGCGACTGTGAGTGTGCTGCAAAAGGAGAGCCGCAAAGTCCCAAGTGTGGCAATGGAAATGGGACCTTTCAGTGTGGAACCTGCAA GTGTAACGAAGGACGTATCGGGCGTGTGTGCGAGTGCAGCATGGATTACATCGACGCAGAGGACCTGGACGccaactgcagaacaaacagcGGTACCGACATCTGCAGCAACAACGGCGACTGTGTCTGCGGCACCTGCGAGTGCAAAAAACGGCAGAATCCCGCAGAAATCTACAGTGGCAAGTACTGCGAGTGTGACAACTTCAACTGCGACCGCTCCAACAACATGCTGTGTGGAG GACACGGACGCTGTGACTGCAGAAGGTGCATCTGTGACCCCAACTACACCGGCAGTGCCTGCGATTGCTCCATGGATAAGTCCACGTGCATGGCCAAGAACGGGCAGCTCTGCAACGGCCGAGGTTTATGTGAATGTGGCATCTGCAAATGCACCGACGTTAAATTCCAGGGTCCAACCTGTGAGATCTGTCCCACCTGTCCCGGAGTCTGTCAGGAACACAA AGATTGTGTGCTGTGTCGAGCGTTCCCCAGTGAGAAACCCTGCGTGCACTGCAGCTACTTTGATCTGGTCCAGGTGACAGATCGCGATAAACTGCCCCAACCTACAGACCAGAGTTTCCccctgacccactgcaaagttCGAGATGAGAACGACTGCTGGGTCTACTACACCTTCGCCATCCAGAACCAGACCAAGCTGGTCCATGTGGTGGAGAAACCAG
- the LOC101064057 gene encoding neuropilin-1a-like encodes MRALFGLRMRAGSLLFLFSQVIAVASLPQTGKCGGEIELGTADYLTSPGYPGAYPPSQQCVWVITAPESGQKILINFNPHFDLEDRDCKYDYVEVYNGGDESSPMLGKFCGKIAPSPIISSDRQLLIKFVSDYETHGAGFSVRYEVFKTGPECSTNFTAPRGVVKTPGFPEKYPNNLECTFMIFAPKMSEIVVEFDSFDMEPDTTPPPGAICRYDWLEIWDGFPAVGPHIGRYCGQTSPGRVTSYTGILSMTITTDSAIAKEGFSASYTIRERSLPHEDEVFTCMEPLGMESGEITAEQIIASSQYNSNWSPERSRLNYHENGWTPSDDTIREWIQVDLGFLRFVTAIGTQGAISKETKKPYFVRSYKVDVSSTGEDWVTVKDNSRPKIFSGNHNPTEEAIARFPKQTLARYIRIRPLSWEQGICMRFEIYGCRTSDYPCSGMLGMVSGQISDAQISVSSNADRGWVAENARLLTGRTGWTGQQVKQPFRNEWIQVDLGLEKMLSGVLVQGGKHRDKNVFMKKFRVGHSLNGDEWAIVKEDNSTKPKIFTGNQNHDTPELRSVAPIRTRYVRIYPERATTEGLGLRLELTGCDLDDLITTAPPTTPVASTLPATTLRVTMATPTTVSPMPPITDCEDGQQECGGETEAPYDYGTTIGGAAVTEPNMDFIPAYIWFACNFDFSSYCGWTAETGMGATWLIHPGGGSAGHRGPTFNRTGGRGNFVYMQISESNLPSKTGEDDDREKIARLASVPIPAPDSDLCMSFWYHMFGEHAGTLYVKLRTEGEEDQVHWLARGHQGSQWKEGRVLLPHASFSYQVILEGVADKRSTGHIAMDNIQIIDGLAADECMDEKAPTPPPTESFILPMDSLSPDNSELSGPGNMLKTLDPILITIIAMSALGVFLGAICGVVLYCACSQSSMSDRNLSALENYNFELVDGVKLKKDKMNGQTNYSEA; translated from the exons GTACGACTACGTGGAGGTGTACAACGGCGGGGACGAGAGCTCGCCCATGTTGGGGAAGTTCTGCGGGAAGATCGCGCCGTCCCCCATCATCTCCAGCGACAGGCAGCTCCTCATCAAGTTCGTGTCCGACTACGAGACCCACGGGGCGGGGTTCTCCGTGCGATACGAGGTCTTCAAAACAG GTCCAGAATGTTCCACCAACTTCACGGCTCCCCGGGGCGTCGTAAAGACGCCGGGCTTCCCCGAGAAGTACCCCAACAACCTGGAGTGCACCTTCATGATCTTCGCCCCCAAGATGTCCGAGATCGTGGTGGAGTTCGACAGCTTCGACATGGAGCCCGACACCACGCCGCCGCCGGGGGCCATCTGCCGATACGACTGGTTGGAGATCTGGGACGGCTTCCCTGCAG TGGGCCCCCACATCGGTCGGTACTGCGGCCAGACGTCTCCGGGCCGTGTGACCTCCTACACCGGGATCCTGTCCATGACCATCACCACTGACAGCGCCATCGCCAAGGAGGGGTTCTCCGCCAGCTACACCATCCGAGAGAGGAGCCTCCCCCACGAAGACGAGG TGTTCACCTGCATGGAGCCGCTGGGCATGGAGTCAGGGGAGATCACCGCGGAGCAGATCATCGCCTCCTCCCAGTACAACTCCAACTGGTCCCCCGAGCGGTCGCGTCTCAACTACCACGAGAACGGCTGGACGCCGTCGGACGACACCATCAGGGAGTGGATACAG GTGGACCTGGGCTTCCTCCGCTTCGTCACGGCCATCGGGACGCAGGGCGCCATCTCCAAGGAAACCAAGAAACCTTATTTTGTCCGCTCATACAAGGTGGACGTGAGCTCCACGGGAGAGGACTGGGTGACGGTGAAGGACAACTCCAGACCCAAG ATCTTctcagggaaccacaacccaacCGAGGAGGCGATCGCCCGGTTCCCTAAACAGACTCTGGCCCGCTACATCCGCATCCGCCCCCTCTCCTGGGAGCAAGGCATCTGCATGCGCTTCGAGATCTACGGCTGCAGGACATCAG ACTACCCCTGCTCAGGGATGCTGGGGATGGTGTCCGGGCAGATCTCCGACGCTCAGATCAGCGTCTCGTCCAATGCCGACCGGGGGTGGGTGGCTGAAAACGCCCGCTTACTGACGGGAAGGACGGGCTGGACCGGCCAGCAGGTGAAGCAGCCCTTCAGGAACGAGTGGATCCAG GTGGATCTGGGCCTGGAGAAGATGCTGAGCGGTGTGCTGGTTCAGGGAGGGAAGCACCGTGACAAAAACGTCTTCATGAAGAAGTTCCGGGTGGGTCACAGCCTGAACGGGGACGAGTGGGCCATCGTCAAGGAGGACAACAGCACCAAGCCCAAG ATATTCACGGGGAACCAGAACCACGACACGCCGGAGCTCAGGTCAGTGGCTCCCATTCGGACCCGCTATGTCAGGATCTACCCTGAGAGAGCGACCACCGAGGGCCTGGGCCTCCGACTGGAGCTGACGGGCTGCGACCTGGACG ACCTGATAACGACGGCCCCGCCCACCACGCCAGTTGCCTCCACGCTGCCTGCGACCACCTTAAGGGTGACCATGGCGACGCCAACCACCGTCTCTCCGATGCCCCCCATCACAGACTGCGAGGACGGCCAGCAGGAGTGCGGTGGAGAGACCGAAGCCCCCTACGACTACGGCACAACGATCG GAGGCGCCGCCGTCACCGAGCCCAACATGGACTTCATACCAG CGTACATCTGGTTCGCCTGCAACTTTGACTTTTCCTCCTACTGCGGCTGGACGGCAGAGACCGGGATGGGGGCCACGTGGCTCATCCACCCAGGAGGTGGTTCCGCTGGACACAGGGGGCCCACGTTCAACCGCACAG gcgggAGGGGGAACTTCGTCTACATGCAAATAAGTGAGAGCAACCTGCCCAGCAAGACGGGTGAGGACGACGACAGGGAGAAGATAGCAAGACTGGCAAGTGTTCCGATCCCGGCGCCCGACAGCGACCTGTGCATGTCCTTCTGGTACCACATGTTCGGCGAGCACGCTGGGACACTGTACGTGAAACTGAGGACAGAGGGCGAGGAGGACCAGGTCCACTGGTTGGCCAGAGGTCACCAAGGCAGCCAGTGGAAGGAGGGACGAGTGTTGCTGCCACACGCCAGCTTTTCATATCAG GTGATTTTGGAGGGCGTCGCAGACAAACGCAGCACTGGTCACATCGCTATGGACAACATCCAGATCATAGATGGACTGGCCGCTGATGAGTGCATGG ATGAAAAGGCTCCGACACCTCCGCCCACCGAGAGCTTCATCCTTC CGATGGACTCCCTCTCACCAGACAACAGTGAGCTCAGCGGCCCCGGCAACATGCTGAAGACCCTGGAccccatcctcatcaccatcatcgccaTGTCGGCCCTGGGCGTCTTCCTCGGAGCGATCTGTGGCGTGGTGCTGTACTGCGCCTGCTCCCAGAGCAGCATGTCGGACAGGAACTTATCGGCCCTGGAGAACTATAATTTTGAGCTGGTGGATGGAGTGAAGCTAAAGAAAGATAAGATGAATGGACAGACTAACTATTCAGAGGCGTGA